In Musa acuminata AAA Group cultivar baxijiao chromosome BXJ3-9, Cavendish_Baxijiao_AAA, whole genome shotgun sequence, a single genomic region encodes these proteins:
- the LOC135648386 gene encoding 16.9 kDa class I heat shock protein 2-like encodes MSIVRRSNIFDPFSLDVWDPFQGFPFDAFRSLAETRPGFVSETSAFANTRIDWKETPEAHVFKADLPGVKKEEVKVEVEEGRILQISGERSKEKEENSDKWHRVERSSGKFLRRFRLPENAKVDQVKASMENGVLTVTVPKEEAKKKPGMKSIEISG; translated from the coding sequence ATGTCGATCGTCAGACGCAGCAACATCTTCGACCCCTTCTCCCTCGACGTCTGGGACCCCTTCCAGGGGTTCCCCTTCGATGCCTTCCGTTCCCTTGCGGAGACGCGCCCCGGCTTCGTCAGCGAGACCTCCGCCTTCGCCAACACCCGCATAGATTGGAAGGAGACACCCGAGGCGCACGTCTTCAAGGCTGACCTGCCGGGGGTGAAGAAGGAGGAGGtgaaggtggaggtggaggaaggCAGGATCCTCCAGATCAGCGGCGAGCGGAGCAAGGAGAAGGAGGAGAATAGCGACAAGTGGCACCGCGTGGAGCGGAGCAGCGGCAAGTTCCTGAGGAGATTCAGATTACCAGAGAATGCCAAGGTGGATCAGGTGAAGGCGTCCATGGAGAACGGTGTCCTGACCGTGACGGTGCCCAAGGAGGAGGCGAAGAAGAAGCCGGGGATGAAGTCCATCGAGATCTCGGGCTGA